A genomic region of Thermodesulfobium narugense DSM 14796 contains the following coding sequences:
- a CDS encoding magnesium transporter — MSFTSAITEFYLSQELNKPIIDYENKKVAHLRDIAVCWDKKVPIGRGIKFLKDSNKLININHIKEWTKDAIVLATSLEKAADIVARDEDIYIVKWFLDKQLIDLKGKKLVRVNDIKISFYSKDLEKKLILLAIDVGFSGILRRLGIKFLESKIQPQLISWNYLAPIKKRTSNLQLATEFEGLKDLHPADIADIIEELSQPDREKIIESLDIESAAEVLAEADIETQVNVIDSLDAERAADILEEMPSDDAADILSELDEEKSQEILEHMDPEEANEVIELMNYEDEDVGSLMTKDYITLTGDETSEEALNKIKKMAEEVETIYVSYVVDSEEKLIGVVSLRELLIAKPDEKIKDIMQKNVISLNHFDHHDKALEMFAKYNLFTMPVIDNENRLLGIITVDDVLRLLMPDRSDTDTFSRFDSLKKFLREGGE; from the coding sequence GTGTCTTTTACAAGCGCTATAACAGAGTTTTACCTTAGCCAGGAACTAAACAAACCAATTATTGACTATGAAAACAAAAAGGTTGCCCACCTGAGAGACATTGCTGTTTGTTGGGATAAGAAAGTTCCAATTGGCAGAGGTATCAAGTTTTTAAAGGACTCTAACAAGCTAATAAATATAAACCACATAAAGGAATGGACGAAGGATGCAATAGTTCTCGCTACAAGCCTTGAAAAGGCAGCTGACATCGTAGCAAGAGATGAAGACATATATATAGTAAAGTGGTTTCTTGACAAACAACTTATAGACCTCAAAGGCAAAAAGTTAGTCAGAGTAAACGACATAAAAATATCCTTTTATTCCAAAGACTTAGAAAAAAAATTAATACTTCTTGCTATAGATGTGGGTTTTTCTGGCATTCTTAGAAGACTTGGCATTAAATTTTTAGAAAGCAAAATTCAACCTCAGTTAATAAGTTGGAATTATCTTGCCCCAATAAAAAAGAGAACTTCAAACTTACAACTGGCAACCGAATTTGAGGGTTTAAAAGACCTTCATCCAGCTGATATTGCTGATATTATAGAAGAGCTCAGCCAACCAGACAGAGAGAAGATAATAGAGAGCCTTGATATAGAAAGCGCTGCAGAGGTATTGGCAGAAGCAGATATTGAAACTCAAGTAAACGTAATTGACTCTCTTGATGCAGAAAGAGCTGCTGATATACTAGAAGAAATGCCATCTGATGACGCTGCTGATATCTTAAGCGAGTTAGATGAAGAGAAGTCTCAAGAAATATTAGAACATATGGATCCAGAAGAAGCAAATGAAGTAATAGAATTAATGAACTATGAAGACGAAGACGTAGGATCGTTGATGACAAAAGATTATATAACTCTTACCGGAGATGAAACTTCAGAAGAAGCTCTGAATAAAATCAAAAAAATGGCTGAAGAAGTAGAAACTATTTACGTTTCATATGTAGTTGACAGTGAAGAGAAATTAATAGGAGTAGTATCTTTAAGGGAGTTGTTAATTGCCAAACCTGATGAAAAAATAAAAGATATCATGCAAAAAAATGTTATAAGTCTAAATCATTTTGACCATCACGACAAAGCACTTGAAATGTTTGCCAAATATAATCTCTTTACAATGCCTGTAATAGATAACGAAAACAGGCTTCTTGGAATAATTACAGTTGACGACGTTTTAAGACTTCTTATGCCAGACAGAAGTGATACCGACACCTTCTCAAGATTTGATTCATTGAAGAAATTCTTAAGAGAAGGTGGTGAATAG
- a CDS encoding Nramp family divalent metal transporter has product MENKLSLFRRILLFLTIMGPGIITANVDNDAGGITTYSVTGATTGYKLLWVLIPMTIALIVVQEMAARMGAVTRKGLADLIRENFGVKMTFLILLGILVADFGNTISEFAGIAASMEIFNITKYISVPICALFVWWTVLKGSYKFVERIFLFACLVYLCYIPSAFMANPPWGEVAKNIVIPHIEFSPSFLSVLIGFIGTTITPWMQFYIQSSTVEKGLTEKEYKYLRLDVITGNIMTNVIALFIVVSCAATLFVHNVNISDAKDAALALKPFAGNLASTLFAIGLFNASIFSACILPLATAYYVCEALGFNAGLDFTWKEAPVFYSLTTFLIMVGAIAILMPNAPLVPIMFWSQVINGVILPFVLLYMLKIINNKDIMGEYTNSKTFNIIAWLTTIILIILTLLMVITSIFPNLLPS; this is encoded by the coding sequence ATGGAGAACAAGTTGTCATTATTTAGAAGAATACTTCTATTTCTAACCATAATGGGCCCAGGAATAATTACTGCAAACGTGGACAACGATGCAGGCGGAATTACTACCTACTCTGTAACAGGCGCAACAACGGGCTATAAGCTTCTATGGGTATTGATCCCAATGACCATTGCGCTCATAGTTGTACAAGAAATGGCTGCAAGAATGGGAGCAGTAACGAGAAAAGGCCTAGCCGATTTGATTAGAGAAAATTTTGGCGTAAAAATGACTTTTCTAATACTCTTAGGAATACTTGTAGCTGACTTTGGAAATACCATATCTGAATTCGCAGGCATTGCCGCAAGTATGGAAATCTTTAACATAACAAAATATATCTCAGTTCCTATCTGCGCATTATTTGTCTGGTGGACAGTTTTAAAGGGTTCATATAAGTTTGTAGAAAGAATATTTTTATTTGCATGTCTTGTTTATCTTTGCTATATACCATCTGCCTTTATGGCTAACCCTCCGTGGGGAGAAGTTGCAAAGAATATAGTTATACCCCATATAGAGTTTAGTCCTTCTTTTTTATCTGTACTTATTGGTTTTATAGGTACCACCATTACCCCATGGATGCAATTTTATATCCAGTCTTCTACGGTAGAAAAGGGATTAACAGAAAAAGAATATAAGTATTTAAGACTAGACGTAATAACTGGAAATATAATGACAAACGTAATAGCGCTTTTCATTGTGGTTAGCTGCGCGGCAACTCTTTTTGTTCATAACGTCAATATTTCAGACGCTAAAGATGCAGCACTTGCACTTAAACCCTTTGCGGGAAATCTTGCATCCACTTTATTTGCAATAGGGCTATTTAATGCTTCTATCTTTTCAGCCTGTATACTTCCTCTTGCAACAGCATATTATGTATGTGAGGCATTGGGATTTAATGCAGGACTTGACTTTACATGGAAAGAGGCACCAGTTTTTTATTCACTAACAACTTTTTTAATCATGGTGGGCGCAATTGCAATATTGATGCCCAACGCACCCCTAGTGCCCATAATGTTTTGGTCACAGGTTATAAACGGCGTAATATTGCCATTTGTATTGCTATATATGCTAAAGATCATTAATAACAAAGATATAATGGGCGAATATACAAATTCAAAAACATTTAACATAATAGCATGGCTCACTACTATCATCCTAATAATCTTAACTTTACTTATGGTAATTACTTCTATCTTTCCAAACTTACTTCCATCTTAA